CGCTGCGCCGCGAGACCGAGGTCACCTGGACCAGGCTCAGCTGCTCCAGGGAGAGGTCGGCGAGGCTCGCGAGCTGGGCATCGGCGGCCAGGGCGCGCGCGGGCGCGAGAGGCGGGAGCGCGGCGATCAGGAACGCGGAGAGCGGGAAAGCCGCAAGGCGCCTAAGGGCGCGGGCGGCCCGTGCAAGAGGGGGGATGAGCATGCCGCCGATTATCGCGTATCTCCACGCAGACGCGCCAGCGCCCAGCGCGCGTGGTCGCGCACGTTCGCGTTCGGGTCCTGGCCCGCCGCGCGCTCCAGCGCGGGGATGGCGCGGGGGTCGCCGGCGTTTCCGAGCGCGACCGCGACGTTCCGGACGAAGCGGTCCCGGCCGGCGCGAAGGAGCGCCGTGCCCTCGAACCGTTTCCGGAAGGCGGGGCCGTCCATGCCGAGCAAAGGGATCAGCTCGGGCGCCTGTTGGTCGGGGCGCTCCGCGAAGTCGGGATCGGCGCTCGGAACGGCGAAGCGGTTCCAGGGGCAGACCTCCTGGCAATCGTCGCAGCCGAAGATGCGGGTCCCGATCTGCGGCCGCATCTCGAGGGGGATCGGTCCGTCGTGCTCGATCGTGAGGTAGCTGATGCAGCGCCGGGCGTCGAGGCGGTAGGGCGCGGTGATGGCGCCGGTGGGACAGGCGCCGATGCAGCGGGCGCAGGTGCCGCAGTAGTTGCGCGCCGGAGCGTCGGGAGGAAGCGCGATGTCGGTCACGATCGCTCCGAGGAAGCACCAGGAGCCCGCCGTCTTTCGGATCACGCTCGTGTTCTTCCCGATCCAGCCGATCCCCGCGCGCTCGGCGAAGGCGCGGTCGAGGAAGGGGCGCGCGTCCACCGCGGTGGTCCAGCCCGCGCCGGGGACGAGGGCCACGAGCGTGCGCCCGAGGCGGACCAGCCGGCGCTTCATCCGCTTGTGGTAGTCGCGTCCCCAGGCATAGCGGGCCACGGCGCCGCGTGGGGCGCCGTCCTTGGCGGGCCAGTCGCCGCGGTAGTAGCCGGCGGCCACGGAGATCACCGTCTTCGCGCCGGGGAGGAGGGCCGACGGATCGCCCCGGCGCTCGACTTGGCGCGCCATCCAGCGCATGGTGCCGTGGCGCCCCTCGGCGATCCAGGCGGCGGCGCGCGCCCGGTGCTCGTGCGGCTCGGCCGAGGCGAATCCGGCCGCGGAAAACCCAAGCGCCAGAGCCGCTTCCCGAAGTCTCTCCCGCAGAAAATCGCTTGTGCTAGCATCGGCCGGTGGCCGAGCGGTTCGAACTTCAGCCCCTGTTTCCACTCCCGAATGTCGTCCTCTTCCCGAAGGCGATCCTGCCGCTCCATATCTTCGAGCCGCGCTACCGCACCATGATGGCCGATG
This window of the Candidatus Binatia bacterium genome carries:
- the queG gene encoding tRNA epoxyqueuosine(34) reductase QueG is translated as MRERLREAALALGFSAAGFASAEPHEHRARAAAWIAEGRHGTMRWMARQVERRGDPSALLPGAKTVISVAAGYYRGDWPAKDGAPRGAVARYAWGRDYHKRMKRRLVRLGRTLVALVPGAGWTTAVDARPFLDRAFAERAGIGWIGKNTSVIRKTAGSWCFLGAIVTDIALPPDAPARNYCGTCARCIGACPTGAITAPYRLDARRCISYLTIEHDGPIPLEMRPQIGTRIFGCDDCQEVCPWNRFAVPSADPDFAERPDQQAPELIPLLGMDGPAFRKRFEGTALLRAGRDRFVRNVAVALGNAGDPRAIPALERAAGQDPNANVRDHARWALARLRGDTR